A DNA window from Leishmania panamensis strain MHOM/PA/94/PSC-1 chromosome 27 sequence contains the following coding sequences:
- a CDS encoding hypothetical protein (TriTrypDB/GeneDB-style sysID: LpmP.27.2010): MTHYASPSQSSDRGRCSPRPRTSLRVRNVAVGVIYHLVFEGDVRRLSGKQLRHHLARISHIPPEEQQLFVHGQLFAPNTIGAAVGLHAEDVLDLVQIAKDGRDHNERGSRDGGDSMATVPSPRPSTEAGTLSPTISWQGNSRSVDPRTMRRGGGAGSASASMASSASASTRRAPSPNLLVNAPPPPAKGAQGQTTAGDDLACEPLPQQLHPAPLNDSSLPLWTSATTLSSLPSGNWANGGSGNAESPRPQMPARCTSRSAQGNMQAAVPPYAYPQPSPLPPELRARPSGSRSDRFRRSSYEIASPPPSMQQRWHVPHDSPSPLSAPPPLTSRSGSASRRGVYAAPAAGLNYSHHDDHQSNFCEQASGGPSLSQRASQQQQVYRPRAASSALHNGLPYVAASIPPSAIIRADELETILDEENYIWEMEAYRFRTERQKRLTALQHQQHELELESTRYDQAVAEVERQLARERRKLAELQQAMEQNATVSCSVLDRGRGLQEPLATVRDALDAVARYPPVMYHGQALDHAPNGAYDALCFPGRGSDGGSAIGEEVTAEV; the protein is encoded by the coding sequence ATGACGCACTACGCATCGCCTTCGCAATCATCTGATAGGGGCCGTTGCTCGCCACGTCCGCGCACCTCCCTTCGTGTTCGAAACGTCGCTGTTGGCGTCATTTACCACCTCGTCTTTGAAGGCGACGTGCGGCGGCTCTCTGgcaagcagctgcgccaccatctCGCGCGCATCAGCCATATACCAccggaggagcagcagctcttcgtgCATGGGCAGCTGTTTGCGCCGAATACCATAGGCGCCGCCGTGGGGCTGCATGCGGAGGATGTTCTCGACCTCGTGCAAATAGCCAAGGATGGGCGAGACCACAACGAGCGAGGCAGTCGCGATGGAGGTGACTCTATGGCAACCGTCCCCTCCCCGCGTCCCTCCACCGAAGCCGGCACGCTTTCCCCCACAATATCGTGGCAGGGTAACTCTAGATCAGTGGACCCCAGAACcatgaggagagggggtggcgcaggtTCTGCATCCGCATCGATGGCGTCCAGCGCCTCAGCGTCGACTCGCCGCGCACCATCGCCTAACCTCCTCGTTaacgcaccgccaccccctgcAAAGGGGGCCCAAGGACAAACCACCGCAGGTGACGACCTCGCGTgcgagccgctgccgcagcagcttcatcCTGCACCACTGAACGATAGCAGTCTGCCACTGTGGACCTCCGCCACAACGCTATCCTCCCTGCCGTCCGGGAACTGGGCCAATGGCGGGAGCGGCAACGCCGAGAGCCCGCGACCCCAGATGCCTGCACGATGTACATCTCGTTCTGCGCAAGGCAACATGCAGGCTGCTGTCCCGCCGTACGCGTACCCGCAGCCGTCGCCACTACCACCGGAGCTCCGTGCTCGACCGTCCGGGTCGCGTTCCGATCGCTTCCGGAGGTCGTCCTATGAAATAGCGTCCCCGCCGCCGTcaatgcagcagcggtggcacgtACCGCACGACTCGCCGTCTCCGCTgagtgcaccgccgccactgaCGTCACGCTCCGGATCGGCGAGTCGCCGTGGCGTGTacgcggcaccggcagctggCCTCAATTACTCTCACCACGATGACCACCAAAGCAACTTTTGTGAGCAAGCCAGTGGTGGTCCGTCGCTATCGCAGCGCGCgtcgcagcaacagcaggtGTATCGCCCTCGCGCGGCATCCTCTGCCCTACATAACGGATTACCATATGTGGCTGCGTCGATCCCACCCAGCGCCATCATCCGAGCTGATGAGCTGGAGACCATCCTTGATGAGGAGAATTACATATGGGAAATGGAGGCGTACCGCTTCCGCACCGAGCGGCAAAAGCGCCTTACCGCCTtgcagcaccaacagcacgAACTGGAGCTCGAGTCGACCCGGTACGACCAGGCAGTggccgaggtggagcggcagctggcgCGCGAGCGGCGAAAgctggcagagctgcagcaggcaatGGAACAGAACGCCACAGTGTCTTGTTCGGTGTTGGACCGTGGGCGTGGTTTGCAGGAGCCATTAGCAACCGTCAGAGACGCGCTAGATGCAGTCGCTAGGTATCCTCCTGTCATGTATCACGGTCAAGCGCTCGATCATGCCCCCAACGGTGCATACGACGCACTATGCTTCCCCGGTCGTGGTTCCGACGGTGGGTCGGCAATAGGCGAAGAGGTCACAGCCGAGGTGTGA
- a CDS encoding FtsJ cell division protein, putative (TriTrypDB/GeneDB-style sysID: LpmP.27.1980) codes for MGVKSKKKAKTRLDAYYRLAKDQGYRARSAYKLIQLNRKYDFLAKSRVLVDLCAAPGGWCQVAAQHMPIGSKIVGVDLVPIAPIRGVKTFVGDIVDDKTRKMIVTYLKKEPVDCVIHDGAPNVGGVWSRDLFDQNALVLASAKMACSMLKASGWFVTKVFRSPDFHNLLWVFKQLFDKVEATKPQASRMESAEIFVVCAGFKAPKNIDPAFFNPQKVFAEVGEEKIVSASGLLVTPKSDVPIGYDEFATVSHRVASFSDFLRADDPKGFLKIHHELRFSDDVDKAYLKSKSSKKELVYLCGDLQQVGEADLRRMLRWREQLLREQARHIQADAVGTEEDGDADSMVGGTGSDGYDDGDDEDDGQRKRDYYFDFDSPEGVTQIARELLEIRKKKAKELKKKQKKVVDRKLKQIKGLINYDPNMSAEHMTEADGFDYQGTHTDAFDDDGDTAAGDEDGKPDELDHFTVEQLGLIPEKELARIMDTTWTGPEDCGNDPLNPVMSVNLAAQDDWDLGEKENSDGSEAEGADDGMPHSKQLVEGEEYFMDVDNYGNYVPAQRSTRVTLYEAGLEGHEDSNDAEAADETPASKKKRVKAEKDAAQLEEAGKSSKWQRHQLNIEKVLNDTFPKPKDHNRAKNKKRQRVLEEERITMNAPTEMADPDKRKHVRTRFEDDDNDDSDASASELSEELSDGDLDDYEINRGREDSRRKRKLVPDIGKATTQELVRQQRKQALQDNKEVRKQNKRNKNNTNSGKHVSGKEDTEFEEIPIAMTDPDIRARTLAIAQKMLDPKARRDILDASVNRYVFNDDDDLPDWFVKDEQRNCRVVLPVTAEEIEEQRRRFQELNARPSRKVMEAMGRKRRKAQRMLRGLIDKGKADPRAREKAGNLSVRKLMRSQVVKGQGKKKHKYLDRQLMGRMRREKQKLKRRK; via the coding sequence ATGGGCGTCAAGTCCAAGAAGAAGGCTAAGACCCGGCTGGACGCGTACTACCGTCTGGCCAAGGATCAGGGGTACCGCGCCCGCTCTGCCTACAAGCTGATCCAGCTGAACCGCAAGTATGACTTCCTCGCCAAGTCACGCGTCCTCGTCGACctctgcgcagcgcctggtGGTTGGTGCCAGGTGGCGGCACAGCACATGCCGATAGGCTCTAAGATCGTCGGCGTCGATCTTGTACCTATCGCGCCGATCCGCGGCGTCAAGACCTTCGTTGGCGACATCGTGGATGATAAGACGCGCAAGATGATCGTCACGTACCTGAAGAAGGAGCCGGTCGACTGTGTCATTCACGATGGTGCGCCAAACGTCGGTGGTGTCTGGTCGCGCGATCTTTTCGACCAAAACGCGCTCGTACTGGCGTCGGCCAAGATGGCGTGCTCTATGCTGAAGGCAAGCGGCTGGTTTGTTACGAAGGTCTTCCGCTCGCCGGACTTCCACAACCTCCTCTGGGTGTTCAAGCAGCTCTTCGATAAGGTCGAGGCGACGAAGCCGCAGGCGTCTCGTATGGAGTCTGCCGAGATCTTCGTTGTCTGTGCCGGTTTTAAAGCCCCCAAGAACATCGACCCCGCCTTCTTCAACCCGCAGAAGGTCTTTGCTGAGGTCGGCGAGGAGAAGATCGTCTCCGCCTCCGGCCTGCTTGTTACCCCTAAGTCCGATGTGCCGATAGGGTACGACGAATTCGCGACTGTCTCACACCGTGTCGCGTCCTTCTCCGACTTCCTCCGCGCCGATGACCCCAAGGGGTTTCTCAAGATACACCATGAGCTGCGCTTTAGCGACGATGTGGACAAGGCGTACCTGAAATCGAAGAGCTCCAAGAAGGAGCTGGTGTACCTCTGTGGTGATCTTCAGCAGGTGGGTGAGGCCGACCTCCGGCGCAtgctgcggtggcgtgagcagctgctgcgcgagcaaGCTCGCCACATCCAGGCCGACGCGGTGGGCACTGAagaggacggcgacgcggACAGCATGGTCGGCGGGaccggcagcgacggctacgacgacggcgacgatgaaGATGACGGCCAGAGGAAGCGCGACTACTACTTTGACTTTGACAGCCCTGAGGGTGTCACACAGATCGCGCGTGAGCTGCTCGAGATTCGCAAGAAGAAGGCTAAGGAATtgaagaagaagcagaagaaggtggtggaTCGCAAACTGAAGCAGATCAAGGGACTCATCAACTATGACCCCAACATGAGCGCCGAGCATATGACGGAGGCCGATGGGTTCGACTACCAAGGCACTCACACTGACGCCTTCGACGATGATGGCGACACTGCGGcaggcgacgaggacggcaaGCCTGATGAGCTCGATCATTTTACTGTGGAGCAGCTCGGGCTCATCccggagaaggagctggcTCGCATCATGGACACAACTTGGACGGGGCCGGAGGACTGCGGCAACGATCCGCTGAACCCCGTCATGTCGGTCAACCTCGCCGCTCAGGATGACTGGGACttgggggagaaggagaacagTGACGGATCAGAGGCCGAAGGTGCCGACGATGGAATGCCGCACTCAAAGCAGCTCGTTGAGGGGGAGGAGTACTTCATGGATGTCGACAACTACGGCAACTACGTCCCGGCGCAGCGCTCGACGCGCGTGACGCTGTACGAGGCAGGGTTGGAGGGTCACGAGGACAGCAATGatgcggaggcggcagacGAGACGCCGGCATCCAAGAAGAAGCGtgtgaaggcagagaaggacgcggcgcagcttgAGGAGGCGGGTAAGAGCAGCAagtggcagcgccatcagcTAAACATCGAAAAGGTGCTGAACGACACCTTTCCAAAGCCGAAGGATCACAATCGTGCCAAGAACAAGAAGCGACAGCGTGTCctagaggaggagcgcatcaCCATGAACGCGCCCACAGAGATGGCAGACCCGGATAAGCGCAAgcacgtgcgcacgcgctttgaggacgacgacaatgacgacagcgacgcctcTGCTAGTGAGCTGTCCGAGGAGCTGAGCGATGGCGACCTCGATGACTACGAGATCAACCGTGGTCGCGAAGACTCGCGCCGCAAGCGCAAGCTCGTCCCTGACATCGGCAAGGCCACCACACAGGAGCtcgtgcggcagcagcggaagcaaGCCCTGCAGGACAACAAGGAAGTGCGCAAGCAGAACAAGCGTAATAAGAATAACACAAACAGCGGCAAGCATGTCAGTGGCAAGGAGGACACCGAGTTTGAAGAGATCCCGATTGCCATGACGGATCCCGACATCCGCGCTCGCACGCTGGCAATCGCGCAGAAGATGCTGGACCCCAAGGCGCGCCGCGACATCCTTGACGCCTCTGTGAACCGCTACGTATtcaacgacgacgatgactTGCCAGACTGGTTCGTGAAGGATGAGCAGCGCAACTGCCGTGTTGTGCTGCCCGTGACCGCGGAGGAGattgaggagcagcgccgccgctttcaGGAGCTGAACGCACGGCCGAGCCGCAAGGTGATGGAAGCGATGGGCCGCAAGCGCCGGAAGGCTCAGCGCATGCTACGTGGCTTGATTGACAAAGGCAAGGCCGAccctcgcgcgcgcgagaaggCTGGCAATCTTAGCGTGCGCAAGCTGATGCGCTCGCAGGTGGTGAAAGGccagggaaagaagaagcacAAGTACCTCGACCGCCAACTGATGGGCCGCATGCGGCGCGAGAAGCAGAAGCTGAAGCGCCGGAAGTAA
- a CDS encoding small nuclear ribonucleoprotein, putative (TriTrypDB/GeneDB-style sysID: LpmP.27.1970) — MGKYTMLHNINRVLCVVLDDGRSVTGKLLVFDKHMNVVLGDAVEERPQSKRMAEEGVSSKRQLGLILLRGEHVVSVTVMKDVENGGSGAAANFSGAPKSAKATAMKRKRS; from the coding sequence ATGGGCAAATACACCATGCTGCACAACATCAACAGGGTGTTGTGCGTTGTGCTCGATGATGGTCGTAGCGTCACGGGCAAGCTGCTCGTCTTTGACAAGCACATGAACGTTGTGCTCGGCGATGCCGTCGAGGAGCGGCCACAGTCCAAGAGGATGGCTGAGGAGGGCGTCTCGTCAAAGCGCCAGCTGGGGCTTATCTTGCTGCGCGGCGAGCACGTCGTGTCCGTTACAGTGATGAAGGATGTCGAGAACGGCGGGAGTGGGGCCGCGGCAAACTTTAGCGGCGCTCCCAAGTCggcgaaggcgacggcgatgaagCGCAAGCGCAGCTAG
- a CDS encoding hypothetical protein (TriTrypDB/GeneDB-style sysID: LpmP.27.2000): MSSSSVTPAQVLAFTAPTERFLCPLTANIYGIEFYQFTIRDIEQNKILFSIGESPNGAGDGNVRDMLARVAQLSEEEAAAVRTIRYRFAPSFLRKSAVGAKLVFGISGDAPVPKFRMIERHYFRNVLIKSFDFEFGFCIPHSTNTWEAIYDMPSLSPEWEEAIIANPFEAASDSFYFVGNQLIMHNKAYYAYDGEEP, from the coding sequence atGAGCTCGTCGTCTGTCACCCCTGCGCAGGTGCTGGCTTTCACCGCCCCAACGGAGCGGTTTCTGTGCCCACTCACAGCAAACATATATGGCATCGAGTTTTACCAATTTACCATTCGTGATATCGAGCAGAACAAAATACTGTTCTCTATCGGGGAGTCCCCGAATGGTGCCGGGGATGGGAACGTCAGGGACATGTTGGCccgcgtggcgcagctgtccgaggaggaggctgcggcTGTCCGCACGATCCGCTACCGCTTTGCCCCTTCGTTCCTGCGCAAGTCAGCCGTCGGCGCAAAGCTCGTCTTCGGAATCAGCGGTGATGCGCCAGTGCCGAAGTTCCGCATGATTGAGCGGCACTACTTTCGAAATGTGCTGATCAAGTCCTTCGACTTCGAATTTGGCTTTTGTATTCCTCACTCGACGAACACGTGGGAGGCCATTTACGATATGCCAAGCCTGAGCCCCgagtgggaggaggccaTCATTGCCAACCCATTCGAGGCGGCGAGCGACAGCTTCTACTTTGTAGGCAACCAGCTCATCATGCACAACAAGGCGTACTACGCGTACGACGGCGAGGAGCCGTAG
- a CDS encoding hypothetical protein (TriTrypDB/GeneDB-style sysID: LpmP.27.1960), with protein MTSTGNGGGNRTAGTLPSPLRTEISAPVTSVPDMHGTPKPFLLDSMHSADSSLSSQGALSAPNKTGGMLVSPSYSEVRGRTAAESSAPGPRASMNTDQHSKPSVNSMKASTAADGSDSPSKSRSGCGRRGQRRDNSNWFDAEKPANVYRPADTELNQNVQVVYDGIDDLEQIRHEQAERAQRQKEHLAQHIADLPTGYQATLPRLNELDATNSWDKLLRMMRSEYDLSCLTSCLARELDEDVTWNPEMLLVQLTSDMLDAAELQKDSREAYVPVDASDIGQMTGGEATRKRNEKGLMTTAPTTSLPMPGGAAPAVGTTGGAARESEKKRHEKAAAASPPPSFQTTMSKTLGKHPTAAPAAAVLKSKNAGNGDNDGATVPTNSPSSCNRSAAASRPGEAGGDGGSNTNVSSAVVRREARRDKSNRNAAVKPQGAKLFPK; from the coding sequence ATGACATCCACTGGcaatggcggcggcaacaggACCGCTGGGACCCTTCCGTCTCCACTGCGGACGGAGATCAGTGCGCCTGTCACGTCGGTGCCAGACATGCATGGCACACCCAAGCCCTTTTTACTCGACTCGATGCACTCTGCcgactcctctctctcctcgcagGGCGCTCTCTCCGCGCCCAACAAGACGGGTGGGATGTTGGTGAGTCCGTCTTACTCCGAGGTCCGCGGTAGAACGGCTGCGGAGTCCTCTGCTCCTGGACCGCGCGCGTCGATGAACACAGACCAGCACAGCAAGCCGAGCGTGAATAGCATGAAGgcctccactgcagcagacggcagcgactCTCCATCCAAGTCCCGCTCTGGTtgcggccgccgcggtcAACGACGAGATAATTCGAACTGGTTCGACGCAGAGAAGCCTGCAAACGTGTATCGCCCTGCTGACACAGAGTTGAACCAAAACGTTCAAGTCGTCTATGACGGCATCGACGACCTGGAGCAGATTCGTCATGAGCAGGCGGAgcgcgcacagcggcagaaggAACATCTAGCGCAGCACATCGCTGATTTACCGACGGGATACcaggcgacgctgccgcgcctcAACGAACTCGACGCCACAAACAGCTGGGACAAACTGCTGCGAATGATGCGCAGCGAGTATGACCTATCGTGTCTCACAAGCTGCCTGGCACGGGAGCTGGACGAGGACGTCACATGGAACCCAGAAatgctgctggtgcagctcaCCTCCGACATGCTGGACGCGGCTGAGTTGCAGAAGGATAGCAGAGAGGCGTACGTACCGGTGGATGCCAGCGACATCGGCCAGATGaccggcggcgaggcgacgCGCAAGCGCAACGAGAAGGGCTTGATGACTACGGCTCCGACGACCTCGTTGCCAATGCCTGggggcgcagcaccagcggtggGCACCACCGGAGGAGCCGCACGCGAgtcagagaagaagcgccaCGAAaaggctgcggctgcttcgccgcctccgtcatTCCAGACTACTATGTCGAAGACGCTGGGCAAGcaccccaccgctgctccgGCTGCCGCGGTATTGAAGAGCAAAAATGCAGGCAACGGGGACAACGACGGTGCCACAGTGCCCACCAACTCCCCGTCGAGCTGCAACCgatccgccgctgcctccagACCTGGAGAGGCCGgtggagacggcggcagcaacaccaaTGTCtcgtcggcggtggtgaggcgCGAGGCAAGGAGAGACAAGAGTAATAGGAATGCTGCT
- a CDS encoding hypothetical protein (TriTrypDB/GeneDB-style sysID: LpmP.27.1990) has translation MAAMVPTQDASSLFCGASGLPESPSPPSTSSLQNCSGAAAHSGGQPTAFQPRHTTIATLVAGVEEDRSVGFLPFCVRRLRGPGRVRRVPPGTAYHSAGALLRRLLRYSDDGQARVEVVRESAGSVRLGTGHLGGRQATAAEERREEKQQKIAVTQHAQLSVQDTKSNRTGSQDRRERAAILAMETERRCKAEQEFRLSSLLQALPLLRVVPPQCLLQQAYTEELAAEPASHALPLPHTSRTLNASISISSAAVVTHGDHLPSGVANGKGSDADGNERSAGGNIGRHGAAMAADSCIRGASGLGLGLAVLLTPEEAAGLRETPLRRTPAQPASASGSGGGGFDNGETRLSPLVPLSTNNIAAVSSISRAPLSTLRETTGSTGATATSSSAGFAAERLPMTLEADSENAQAAAAAAATLNGIVIDSGFGVTIKVGASCDEPNSLRCVAWGGCRPPLLRAVVWRLLSDYAPAAVTRQKEELQRKRRQYESYTRQYCSALTMLSLRESPSTLPWTSPLPRMHEGSSAAGVAGLRDAPPLSRLPGAGLPQSNGLSQTLSGGASSTSAVAVFSPYERAILYQMLLDLPRHQSPIFHAGRSLAGMARCLFLWSQRHPVVGYVQGMDDVVAVFYQVFLADALRQFARGSEQPTTHTREGEPRKSGTAAAVRFDSESDDKGACPSGTEMGSMVCDTDTGAVMRLLVSSLSATGQRTSRPFTAAPTPAEAAPPIATTALSAPATRAASAAALSPYLSEADVDILFDTPAALDAMLAELPESYLMQVEGDTYWCAGRVLSLLQDNFMPGQPGILRNVRRLEALVRAVDPSLIAFLDGYGLTVMDGCFQWLHCLLARELPLPLLLRLWDCYLAIGIDGDRAPTMTATVSGAHVATSLLAAGMAAQESWASDEEIMHFHVCVCCALLRNLRTSLLRTASHTSTSTASLVPGGRWGAAALATVLPVFGSRTPQREGNGASASSAADVGVRLGTSLTAAPPMDVVMNTLKHPFEALFPQYTSAKQQQRSVDRENRDAQSSLQARASSTEAATRWLDTLIADAYCIWRQHPMRG, from the coding sequence ATGGCCGCGATGGTGCCAACGCAAGATGCGTCGTCGCTGTTTTGCGGTGCGTCAGGTTTGCCTGAATCCCCTTCGCCACCGTCCACCTCTTCACTTCAAAACTGTTCCGGAGCTGCCGCACACTCTGGGGGGCAGCCTACAGCGTTCCAGCCGCGGCACACCACTATTGCCACGCTCGTCGCGGGCGTGGAAGAGGACAGGTCTGTGGGCTTCCTTCCCTTCTGTGTGCGACGCCTGCGTGGACCAGGCCGAGTGCGCCGTGTTCCGCCAGGCACGGCGTACCACTCTGCTGGCgccctgctgcgccgcctaTTGCGCTACAGCGACGATGGCCAGGCGCGTGTGGAGGTAGTGCGTGAGTCTGCCGGCAGCGTGAGGCTTGGCACGGGGCACCTCGGAGGACGGCAGGCTACAGCAGCTGAAGAGCGgcgagaggagaagcagcagaaaaTCGCTGTGACGCAGCACGCACAGCTGAGCGTCCAAGATACTAAGAGCAACCGCACGGGGAGCCAAGATCGTCGCGAGCGTGCCGCCATCTTGGCGATGGAGACGGAGCGGCGATGCAAGGCAGAGCAGGAGTTCAGGCTGTCGTCTCTTCTGCAGGCACTGCCACTGCTCCGTGTAGTGCCGCCACAGTGCCTGTTGCAGCAGGCCTAcacggaggagctggcagCTGAGCCGGCGAGTCACGCACTCCCGTTACCACACACCAGCAGGACTCTCAACGCCAGCATATCGATATCGTCGGCGGCTGTCGTGACTCACGGAGATCATTTGCCGTCGGGCGTGGCTAATGGTAAGGGCAGCGACGCAGATGGTAATGAACGAAGCGCTGGCGGTAACATTGGCCGGCATGGTGCCGCAATGGCGGCGGATTCTTGCATACGCGGCGCCAGCGGGCTCGGGCTCGGCTTGGCGGTTCTCCTCACCCCCGAGGAGGCGGCTGGGCTGCGCGAGACGCCGCTACGGCGAACACCAGCACAACCCGCCAGTGCctccggcagcggaggcggcggtttCGACAACGGGGAGACCCGTCTTTCCCCTTTGGTTCCTCTCAGCACTAACAATATCGCAGCGGTTTCCAGCATATCTCGAGCCCCACTCTCCACCCTCCGCGAGACGACAGGGTCAACCGGCGCAACAgcgacgagcagcagcgctggcttTGCAGCAGAGAGGCTGCCAATGACCTTGGAAGCCGACTCTGAAAATGCACAagcagcggccgctgctgcagcgactctcAACGGCATCGTCATCGACAGCGGGTTTGGCGTCACCATCAAGGTTGGCGCCTCCTGTGACGAGCCAAACTCGCTCCGGTGTGTCGCGTGGGGTGGCTGCCgaccgccgttgctgcgagcggtggtgtggcggcTACTGAGCGACTACGCGCCTGCTGCGGTCACGCGGcagaaagaggagctgcagcgcaaaCGTCGTCAGTATGAGAGTTATACACGGCAGTACTGCAGTGCACTGACAATGCTGTCGCTAAGGGAATCGCCGTCGACATTGCCATGGACGTCACCGTTGCCACGGATGCACGAGGGTAGTAGTGCTGCCGGCGTTGCTGGCCTTCGCGACgcgccacccctctctcGGCTTCCCGGCGCCGGACTACCGCAGAGCAATGGCCTCAGTCAGACGCTCAGCGGTGGTGCCTCAAGCACGTCCGCGGTGGCGGTCTTCTCTCCATACGAGCGCGCTATTCTCTACCAGATGCTGCTGGACCTGCCGCGCCATCAGTCACCCATCTTTCACGCCGGCCGCTCCCTCGCAGGCATGGCGCGCTGCTTATTTCTCTGGTCCCAACGGCACCCTGTTGTCGGGTACGTGCAAGGCATGGACGACGTAGTCGCCGTGTTTTATCAAGTCTTCCTCGCggacgcgctgcggcagtttGCGCGGGGGTCGGAGCAGCCCACCACCCATACGCGCGAGGGCGAGCCGAGAAAAAGCgggacagcagcggcagtgcgctTTGATAGCGAAAGTGACGATAAAGGCGCCTGCCCGAGCGGCACAGAGATGGGCAGCATGGTCTGCGACACGGACACGGGAGCGGTGATGCGTCTGCTGGTGTCGTCACTCTCTGCCACGGGACAGCGGACCTCCCGGCCCTTCACAGCTGCCCCGAcgccggcggaggcggcgccgccaatCGCCACGACGGCGCTCAGCGCGCCTGCCACTCGGGCCGCCTCAGCCGCCGCGCTCTCCCCCTACCTTTCCGAGGCGGATGTTGATATCTTGTTTGACACCCCCGCCGCCCTGGACGCGATGTTGGCGGAGCTACCGGAGAGCTACCTGATGCAGGTGGAGGGCGACACGTACTGGTGCGCCGGTCgtgtgctgtcgctgctgcaggataACTTTATGCCGGGTCAGCCAGGCATTTTACGCAATGTGCGTCGCCTTGAGGCCCTCGTGCGCGCTGTGGACCCTTCTCTCATCGCCTTCCTGGACGGGTATGGCTTGACTGTGATGGACGGCTGCTTCCAGTGGCTGCACTGCCTGCTGGCACGCGAGCTGCCActaccactgctgcttcgcctgTGGGACTGCTACCTGGCGATTGGGATTGATGGCGATCGTGCACCAACGATGACAGCAACGGTCAGTGGTGCTCACGTGGCGACTTCTTTGCTCGCCGCTGGCATGGCAGCACAGGAGTCCTGGGCGAGCGACGAGGAGATCATGCACTTccacgtatgtgtgtgctgcgcgttGCTCCGAAACCTGCGCACCAGCTTGCTCCGTACCGCTTCCCATACTTCAACCTCAACTGCGTCACTAGTGCCTGGCGGAAggtggggggcggcggcgcttgcCACAGTGTTGCCTGTCTTTGGTTCGCGTACCCCACAGCGCGAGGGAAACGGCGCGTCGGCATCTTCAGCGGCAGATGTGGGAGTACGTTTGGGCACATCTTTGACAGCTGCACCACCCATGGACGTCGTGATGAATACGCTGAAGCATCCGTTCGAGGCGCTGTTTCCCCAGTACACGTCCGccaaacagcagcagcgttcGGTGGACAGGGAAAACAGGGATGCGCAGAGCAGCCTCCAAGCCCGTGCGAGCtcgacggaggcggcgacgcggTGGCTGGACACTCTCATTGCCGACGCCTACTGCATCTGGCGGCAGCATCCGATGCGTGGTTGA